The proteins below come from a single Lepidochelys kempii isolate rLepKem1 chromosome 20, rLepKem1.hap2, whole genome shotgun sequence genomic window:
- the ICAM5 gene encoding intercellular adhesion molecule 5 isoform X5 codes for MRPRQLRPPAPGRCLPLLLLLALPGAAEEPFNVSVRPEDSVVEHGGTIWLNCSTTCQDPGARGGLETSLTKAQEKRGPWWEARELVNIWEWVSAPQCYFFCYGKVTRASAHITTYRAPERVGLERLPELELGRAYNLTCRVLNVAPVRHLTVTLRQGGRTLHTETFQNRTRAAADNVTVTHEIIPQRQDHGQEVTCHSALDLRPLGQLFQNSSPAVELRVFALPEEPQLQISHHIEVGDKATARCDVTKVFPAAGEARFTLSFGGQRLNFTVTTSNDTATAQGEVRPLSAGERQLTCTVSVGPVSRSAGQSVLVYSFPQPVLEIDQPRALVNRNVSLTCCSPASQPPGTTLQLRDSERTLASGHQPCLQLTLTARKGDNGRQFTCEGNLALGSHSFVKNTSAQLIVLYKPTLDESGCPSHQTWLEGTQQQLACEADGNPTPEVSCHKGSQVYDAGSVQNVTRGHAGVYRCSATNVHGTAGRNVTIHVEYGPEMDNAGCARTRTWVEETEQSLACLAWGNPAPAVVCTKDGAPYGVGVQRRVAREHAGTYHCTAANTHGSARREVTIRVEYKPSMDELSCPSAWTWVKGMPQAFSCDADGIPAPEVVCTKDGVSYRLGQGLGLTDPMGTYQCNATNPHGSATKTVTITLEYKPTMDESSCPSTRAWLEGTLHTLACEADGIPVPRVPCAKEGAADEFSGERNVSRNDSGTYWCTAINRHGSARRAVTVRVECPSSCSWPSALLPPSHAAQTSTLAAAPRAPRRPPTAGPCPPPPMSTARPITAP; via the exons GGGCTGCAGAAGAACCCTTTAACGTGAGCGTTCGGCCGGAAGACTCCGTGGTGGAGCACGGCGGCACCATCTGGTTAAACTGCAGCACCACGTGCCAGGATCCCGGTGCCAGGGGCGGCCTGGAGACCTCGCTCACCAAAGCCCAAGAAAAACGAGGTCCCTGGTGGGAGGCCAGAGAGCTGGTTAATATCTGGGAGTGGGTGTCGGCCCCCCAGTGCTATTTCTTCTGCTACGGAAAAGTAACTCGGGCATCTGCCCACATCACCACTTACC GGGCGCCGGAGCGGGTGGGGCTGGAGCGGCTCCCGGAGCTGGAGCTGGGCCGGGCCTATAACCTGACGTGCCGGGTTCTGAACGTGGCGCCCGTCAGGCACCTCACCGTGACCCTCCGCCAGGGGGGACGGACCCTGCACACGGAGACCTTCCAGAACCGCACCAGGGCCGCGGCCGACAACGTCACGGTGACCCACGAGATCATCCCTCAGCGACAGGACCACGGGCAGGAGGTCACCTGCCACTCAGCGCTGGACCTGAGACCACTCGGGCAGCTCTTCCAAAACTCCTCCCCTGCGGTGGAGCTCAGGGTTTTTG CTCTCCCAGAGGAGCCCCAGCTCCAAATCTCCCACCATATAGAGGTGGGCGACAAGGCGACCGCCCGCTGTGACGTGACCAAGGTCTTCCCTGCCGCTGGAGAGGCCCGGTTCACCCTGTCCTTTGGGGGTCAGCGCCTGAACTTCACCGTCACCACGTCGAATGACACGGCCACAGCCCAGGGCGAGGTTCGGCCCCTGTCCGCAGGCGAGCGCCAGCTGACCTGCACCGTGTCCGTGGGGCCCGTGTCCAGATCCGCAGGGCAGAGCGTTCTCGTGTACA gtttccctcagcctgtcctggAGATCGACCAGCCACGGGCCCTCGTGAACAGGAACGTGAGCCTCACGTGCTgttcccctgcctcccagccccccggCACTACGCTGCAGCTCAGAGACTCCGAGCGAACCCTGGCGTCCGGGCACCAGCCCTGCCTGCAGCTCACGCTGACGGCCCGCAAGGGAGACAACGGGAGGCAGTTCACGTGCGAAGGGAACCTCGCCCTGGGCAGCCATTCCTTCGTAAAGAACACGTCCGCCCAGCTCATCGTCCTCT aCAAGCCTACGCTGGACGAGTCCGGCTGCCCAAGTCACCAGACGTGGCTCGAGGggacccagcagcagctggcctgTGAAGCCGACGGAAACCCGACGCCGGAGGTCTCCTGCCACAAGGGCAGCCAGGTGTACGATGCCGGCAGCGTGCAGAACGTCACCAGAGGCCACGCGGGGGTCTATCGCTGCAGTGCAACCAATGTGCACGGGACGGCCGGCAGGAACGTGACAATCCATGTCGAAT ATGGGCCTGAAATGGACAATGCCGGCTGTGCCAGGACCCGGACCTGGGTGGAGGAGACGGAGCAAAGCTTGGCCTGCCTGGCGTGGGGGAACCCGGCCCCGGCGGTGGTGTGCACAAAGGACGGGGCACCCTACGGCGTGGGGGTGCAGCGTCGGGTGGCGAGAGAGCACGCTGGGACTTACCACTGCACTGCCGCCAACACCCATGGCTCAGCCCGCCGGGAGGTGACCATCCGGGTGGAAT ATAAGCCATCAATGGACGAGCTCAGCTGCCCAAGTGCCTGGACCTGGGTCAAGGGGATGCCGCAGGCGTTCTCCTGTGACGCCGATGGCATCCCAGCCCCAGAGGTCGTGTGCACCAAAGACGGGGTCTCGTACCGCCTGGGCCAGGGGCTGGGCCTCACGGACCCCATGGGCACCTACCAGTGCAACGCCACAAATCCTCACGGCTCGGCTACGAAGACGGTCACCATCACCCTCGAAT ACAAGCCCACCATGGACGAGTCCAGCTGCCCCAGTACCCGGGCGTGGCTGGAGGGGACCCTGCACACCCTGGCCTGTGAGGCGGACGGGATCCCCGTCCCCCGCGTCCCATGCGCCAAGGAGGGAGCAGCTGACGAGTTTAGCGGCGAGCGGAACGTGAGCCGGAATGACTCTGGCACCTACTGGTGCACGGCCATCAACCGCCACGGGTCGGCGAGGAGGGCGGTCACCGTGCGGGTGGAAT